Proteins from one Bradyrhizobium amphicarpaeae genomic window:
- a CDS encoding isoprenyl transferase, translating into MSNAAAPATEGPDRSEVPAHVAIIMDGNGRWAAARGLPRAEGHRRGVEALRRVVRASHELGIRYLTIFSFSSENWSRPASEIGDLFGLLRRFIRNDLASLHRDGVKVRIIGEREGLENDICALLNEAEELTRDNTRLTLVVAFNYGSRQEIAKAAQKLAREVAAGQRDPGTIDAETLGAHLDAPDIPDPDLIIRTSGEQRLSNFLMWQAAYSELVFVPIHWPDFDKAALESAIAEFARRERRFGGLVAKTAS; encoded by the coding sequence ATGTCCAACGCCGCCGCGCCCGCAACGGAAGGACCCGACCGGTCCGAGGTGCCCGCGCATGTCGCCATCATCATGGATGGCAACGGGCGCTGGGCGGCCGCGCGCGGCCTGCCGCGTGCGGAGGGACATCGCCGCGGCGTCGAGGCGCTGCGCCGCGTCGTCCGTGCCTCGCACGAGCTCGGCATCCGCTACCTCACCATCTTCTCCTTCTCGTCGGAGAACTGGTCGCGCCCGGCGAGCGAGATCGGCGATCTCTTCGGTCTGCTCCGCCGCTTCATTCGCAACGATCTGGCGAGCCTGCATCGCGACGGCGTCAAGGTCCGCATCATCGGCGAGCGCGAGGGGCTGGAGAACGACATCTGCGCGCTGCTCAACGAGGCCGAGGAATTGACGCGCGACAACACGCGCCTGACGCTGGTCGTCGCCTTCAATTACGGCTCGCGGCAGGAGATCGCGAAGGCGGCGCAGAAGCTGGCGCGCGAAGTCGCGGCAGGTCAGCGCGATCCCGGCACGATCGACGCCGAGACGCTCGGCGCGCATCTCGATGCGCCCGATATTCCCGATCCCGACCTCATCATCCGCACCAGCGGCGAGCAGCGCCTGTCCAATTTCCTGATGTGGCAGGCCGCCTATAGCGAGCTCGTGTTCGTGCCGATCCACTGGCCCGATTTCGACAAGGCGGCGCTCGAATCCGCGATCGCCGAATTTGCCAGGCGCGAGCGCCGTTTCGGCGGCCTGGTCGCGAAAACCGCCTCGTGA
- the frr gene encoding ribosome recycling factor has translation MPTGTFDLNEVKRRMQGAIQSLKHELGGLRTGRASASMLDPVQVDAYGSHMPLNQLATVSVPEPRLISVQVWDKSMVKAVEKAIVDSNLGLSPATEGQVLRLRIPELNEERRKELVKVAHKYAEAAKVAARHVRRDGLDVLKKLEKNHEMSEDDQKRHADEVQKATDGTITEIDQLLATKEKEILTV, from the coding sequence ATGCCCACGGGTACTTTCGACCTCAACGAAGTGAAGCGCCGCATGCAGGGCGCCATCCAGTCGCTGAAGCACGAGCTCGGCGGCTTGCGCACGGGGCGCGCCTCCGCCTCGATGCTCGATCCGGTGCAGGTCGACGCTTATGGCAGTCACATGCCGCTCAATCAGCTCGCCACCGTCAGCGTTCCGGAGCCGCGCCTGATCTCGGTGCAGGTCTGGGACAAGTCGATGGTCAAGGCGGTGGAGAAGGCGATCGTCGATTCCAACCTCGGCCTGTCGCCCGCGACCGAAGGTCAGGTGCTGCGCTTGCGGATCCCCGAGCTGAACGAGGAACGGCGCAAGGAACTGGTGAAGGTCGCGCACAAATATGCGGAGGCCGCCAAGGTTGCCGCGCGCCACGTCCGCCGCGACGGCCTCGACGTCCTCAAAAAGCTCGAGAAGAACCACGAGATGTCCGAGGACGATCAGAAGCGCCACGCCGACGAGGTGCAGAAGGCGACCGATGGTACGATCACGGAAATCGACCAGTTGCTGGCCACCAAGGAAAAGGAAATCCTGACCGTCTAA
- the pyrH gene encoding UMP kinase encodes MSDPVYRRVVIKLSGEYLAGQQGFGIDQPTVDRVADDLIAARKLGTEVAVVIGGGNIVRGVEVSARGVSRPTGDTMGMLATMMNCLALESAIERKGTPARTLSAFVMPEISELFTRTAAHKYLAEGRIVLLGGGTGNPFFTTDTTAVLRAAEIGAQAVLKATNVDGVYSADPKKDPAATRFDRLTHSQAIEGGYKVMDATAFALARETSLPIIVFSIAEPGSIGAILRGVGHGTIVAG; translated from the coding sequence ATGTCTGATCCGGTCTATCGTCGCGTCGTGATCAAGCTGTCCGGCGAATATCTCGCGGGACAGCAGGGCTTTGGCATCGATCAGCCGACCGTCGACCGGGTTGCGGACGATCTGATTGCGGCCCGCAAGCTCGGCACCGAGGTCGCGGTCGTGATCGGCGGCGGCAACATCGTGCGTGGCGTCGAGGTCTCGGCTCGCGGCGTGTCGCGCCCGACCGGCGACACCATGGGCATGCTCGCCACCATGATGAACTGCCTCGCGCTGGAATCGGCGATCGAGCGCAAGGGCACGCCGGCGCGCACGCTGTCGGCCTTCGTCATGCCCGAGATTTCCGAGCTGTTTACCCGCACCGCGGCGCACAAATACCTCGCCGAGGGACGTATCGTGCTGCTTGGCGGTGGAACCGGTAATCCGTTCTTCACCACCGATACGACCGCAGTGCTCCGCGCCGCCGAGATCGGCGCCCAGGCGGTGCTGAAGGCCACCAATGTCGACGGCGTCTACTCGGCCGATCCGAAGAAGGATCCGGCCGCGACGCGGTTCGACCGGCTGACCCATTCGCAGGCGATCGAGGGCGGCTACAAGGTGATGGATGCGACCGCCTTCGCGCTTGCCCGCGAGACGTCGCTGCCTATCATCGTATTCTCGATCGCGGAGCCGGGTTCGATCGGCGCGATTCTGCGTGGCGTCGGCCACGGAACCATTGTCGCCGGCTGA